The genome window AGACTCTGATAGCAAAGCAGTGCTGTAGAGAAAAGATTGGAATCCTGGGGCACTTTTTGGGTGGGTGTTTGaatctgcttttccaggccttgggctgagcagggtgagGCCGAGGCCTGGGCCCCTCCAGCTGGCGCTGGGGAGCCCCCGGGGCAGCGGCGAGGGGCGGCCCcgaggggaggcagagggggcGTTTCCCCCAAGCGGGCGGGCGAGCGGCGGGGAAAggcgccctgggcacaagggcaggcacaggggccTCGGCTCTCTGCAGTGCGGGCGGCCCAGCGCCAATCGCTgctcccggagccgccgccaGGGCCGTGTCTCCTCCCTGCCGCTGACCCTGCACCTGCAGCGCTGCCGCCGGCTCTGCCGGGCTCCCCGGCACGGACGGCGAGGACGTGGCCATGCTGCAGCGGgggcccagcagggacacccagatggtaccagggctgcagctcctctcctgcaaggaaaggctggcacagctcggCTTCTTCAGCCTGGCAAAGAGACTCAGACTTCATCGagctgtggccttccagtacctgagggCAACCTACAAGAAAGCTGGGCAGGGACTTTGTACGAGGGCAGGCAAGGACAGGACCAGGGACCAGGGAGACTGGATCCAAAtggaaagagagtaggtttaggtaGGGATTCAGAAAAAAGACCCTCCTGGAacagtttgcccagagaaggTGTGGATTTTGAGAAGAGGAAATCAGGAGAAGAttgagagggagagaaagatcCACAGTTGGCCTTGCGTCCGGCACcatctcagctgctctgagctctggggccGTGGGAGGTGTCATTGTTTTCATATCCAAAAACACATTCGGTAACGGGTTCCCCCTCCCTTCATCATCCCCAAACTTTAGCTGTCTCGTTTCACACCCCGGCTCCCCAGTTCcaacccatcccacccctgctggACATCAAGACCCACTTCCCAAGCcgtatttcccccatttcacaccacccaaaccccatcccacccatcccaccccacccaaTGACCATCTCACCCCTCCTGATTTGCAGCACACTTCACCCAATCCTCTTCCAACCCCATTCcaccctgaggggctgtggaATCGAGGAATTTTTGGCTGGGACTGAGTAGTTTTCAGTGGCATTGAGGGGTATTGAGGTGATAGATTGAACCCTCTCATCTCTTTGAGTGCCAagatgtggagagctttaatgtggagagctttattaatagttggttagctgagaaaggccatgctgacatattgccactggtcaagctgagaaatcagcagtcagcaagctgaaaggagatgtcagcagcttgcaatcagtggccttgctgcaacatgaagaaagggagtagagattagtcctgaatatctcctaagaatatgtagaaagtatcaaaagtaggaccataggaatgtaaaagtaggtgtaactgctgatatgtaactaaccaatcctgagctcaacttttgcaatatgcatgaagttaattacgaactgtatttaacccgctgtgctgatcaataaaattgggcctgtgatgatcaacctgatgtcctggtctccttccgtcgacaaatggtggagaatgcgggcaacgctgcgggcaacgatgcggcaacgttaaacccctgtccttttttctcggattacaaagaaaaaagggaactcgCCACGGTCCGGAAGTTGGGTGAGAGTCCTTGCAGCGGGACGGTGCcggattatttataaaaagcacccttgaggatcGCTCAAGTCTCTACGTGCCGCCGAAGTCTGGAAGCTGCTAAACAGTGCGCACTgaataggtatggataggcaagcggcatatgatttattctcctcatatttagaaaagcgaggggtaaaagagatagatttaaaaaaggaattaccggggttgttagcttatggtcattctataggtatgtttactaacccacatacagtacatgagctttcagagtggaaaaattttggagagGTGTTAATGGACTCTGTGTTAGATGGGgataaatcagctaaaaagtttgggaaattatggcgggtggtgtataatgcattgcttcagcaggtctctgagagaaaggcagcagaaagggctacagaagctcataagaggaatataggatatggtcgtgaggatgaccctttagcaccttctgtaactaagatacttatgcctaaaaatccccagcatagtggtgttgAGGACATGCCTTTAGAAAGTGCGGAACCGTCTGCGCCTCCCTTGTCTGAGGGGGAAGGCGAGCCGGGTGGGAGAGGTAAAAGcaagccagctttgcctccactgccggcttcaggcgggtcggatggtggggggggcaagccagctctgcctccgccGCCGGCTCTGCCTCCGCCGCTACCCCCGGGCAGGCCGGCTCCAgttacagctccagcgggggggccCCTTCCCCCGTGCGAGCCGGCTCTGCTCGAGCGTGCTCCGGTTTCAGCTTCGGCGGGAGGGGGGCTCCTTCCCCCGCGCGCGCcggctttgcctgagcaaactCCGGTTGCAGCTGCGGGGGGGTCGCTTCCCCCGcgcgagccagcctctgctttactgccTTCCCAATGCGAAAATTCGGCGCCTGCActaaaatgccagcagcatagcacctccaaagagccagctcccatcccaggggcacaccgtgatctatggggggaaatggctaaacaaaggagggaagcttggtctgctttggcaaaagaggCGATGCAAATAGGAGATGGTGAAGCCGTAGAAATTGCCTCTAGTCTTGCATGTCCGGTTACTTATACACCACAATATGATGCACAGGGGAATTTAATGCATAATGTGGCAGCATATTCTgccttagattggaagttgttagctcagctacgttctacagttagtcagtttggtgtaaaaagtgaacctgttaagcaaatgttagattatatctttaacactcagattttatgcctaaatgatttaaaagggatagtgcgtttaatatttactcagcatcaacaattattgtttaatgcacattggcaagcattagtaaatgagtcagttgctgtacaacggGCTCCAGGAGATCCATTGCATGGAGTGACAGTGGATGAACTTATGGGATTAGGAGCATTTCtgcgtacagaggcacagatgatattGGGACCAGATAAGCTTAGAGAGGCTATGAGATTGGTGCGTACAGCgatagatatggttaaagagccagggggATTACCAATTTATATGGGTATTAAGCAAGgtagagaagaatcatttggaaattttatcgatagggcggctgctgctatAGACCGGGCCGGTGTGGCAGACTTTCTTAAGGGGGCGatattgaagcagtgtgcccttcaaaatagtaatccagcaacccaaagagtATTATCTactttgggagcaaattggaccattgaggaagcattagagcgaatggcATTAATGCCAACTGCTTCGCAGGCATTTCTAGTAGATGCTATAAAGGAgttaggattggggttacaaaagcaggcagagtctaatcagaatcaggtgttagctgctcagaatcaggtgttagctgctcttgctcctctccgaagtggctcactgccgatccagctcccacaacaccacaGCTTGTAGACGGCGGTCGGGAAACTGTCAGCAGAGCGCGTTTTCAcgggggccgcgcccagacacaagtagctgccgtgacatcagagacaccagcaccagctgccgcGACATCGCAGCCACCTCTtgtctgcaacccgcaacaacagggagcaaataccaactggagtaaagggtcctcttatattaaatggacaaacatgtggagcattattattaggacgctcttctacaactatgttgggattatttgttttgcctggagttattgatgcagactttacaggggaaatacaaatcatggcttacaccctctatcctccaattaaaattacaaaaggacaacgtattgcacaattgataccactatcacaaatgacctctgggatacaaccatttactgaacaagcacgggatgaaaagggttttggctccactggtgttacacttttaactgtggatttacaaaacagaccaaagcaaaaggtcACAGTTACTTATGGGCATGaaagcataaccctttatggattattggatacaggagcagataccagcattatttctccagaggcatggccacagcattggcctctattcccatcagcaaacatgctcaccggagtaggaggatttacattggcaagcaggtcGCCCTCTTTGTCTGTGTCCATTgaggatcaacaaatatctgctgtgttttcaattgtgcaactgcctcctacagtctcctgcctaattggaagggacattttaacacaactgggagtggtgttaactaatcagcaccctttggggtaattgccattgcttggactttccccattccactcacctggaaaacagatacaccggtgatggttaagcaatggcctctAAAAGGGGAAAaccttatgcatgctcatgaattagtggaggaacaatattcaaagggacatTTACGACTTTCCACGAGCCCCtggaatacacctatttttgtgatcaaaaagaaatcagggaaatatcgTTTAATACATGATTTGCGGGCTGTAAATGATCAAATGGAACCTATGGGGGCCTTACAGCCTGGTCTTCCTAATCCAGCTATGATTCCAGAACATTGGCCACTCTTAATCATCGACTTAAGGGACTGTTTCTTCACCATTGCCCTGCATCCTAATGATGCAAAAAGATTTGCCTTTActttaccagcaataaatcgtggagaaccagataaaagatttgaatggATTTGTTTGCCACAGGGCATGCGGAATTCCCCGACtttatgtcagctttatgttgatGCAGCATTACAGCCACTACGTCGCAGGTGGCCAGCAACTATAATataccattatatggatgatatcttgtttgcacagcaacaaccattttcctctttgcagattgacattattagaaatacccttgcttcatattcacttgatattgcttcagagaaaattcaaactacaaagccctggaaatatttgggatggactttgatggatcaaaaagtgatacctcaaaaattggagttacaactggacattaagactctacatgatgcacagaaattactgggGGACTTACAGTGGCTAAAGCCTATTGTGGGAATACCGAATCATTTGTTAGAAACCCTGCGGCCTTTATTAAagggtgttgaccctactactcctgtatgcctgacacaggagcatcgtcttgccttgcaacaaatcagtgactgtgtacaacaggggtacgtgtctcgtcgacaactcgaccaccctattgaccttactatctggaatagcccttgccacctgcttggtgctctctctcaacaacaggagaaaacgggggagatacaggtgttggaatggttgtctcTGAGACAGAgtaatccatcctgaactaggtaaagtgtctaggagaggtgaagggtctgtggagctaaagctgaaggagaggccgcattccagagacagcaaggagacagagaaagaaaaacagaaaaccgcgaggtcaatctgcccccgacctaggaattccttcgataaagaagaattagtgctaaatgtcgcgtggaatgaatatgtatgaacttaatttgaaactgtatgcatatgcatttggaaggggggataaaaaggggactcggagtctccaggggtgCGCACGCCTTttgggaggcttgcgtccgacgcgcgtcgtaataaaggcataccgggctttacaacttttacaagttgtgaggtttcttcctttctccgcaAATCATTCtggcgagccaggcaggagatTCAGGAGATATTTTCCGTCTCCatctctgtccccgcaggggcGGGGGGGGACCGACGGACTCCTAGGCGcaccccaggattttcctggaggaagtTCCGCTCGCCTCGACTTGCCTCCTGCCGGGACAGACAAGAACCTGCTGGCCGCGGAGAAGGACACGGTATGTACTAGGGGcccctggggggggggagggaagaacaaggaaagaacaagggaattaacgacccagagacgtctggggaTCAGCCGATAGAGCGGCCGATAGAGCGGCCGATAGAGCGGccgtattagagacggggttcgtcccatcgtcgtcctgatagagcaggactgccagcggctccgggtgtaagccgggtgaacccgtgtatgcgtgtattagaattcagattctgatggggcagagctgaattcgcgtatgtttcttctgtttgtgcgtgtgtgagtggtgtccggacactgtgttgctgtgtgTTGCATTGTGTGATCAGCGCGCTGTATTTGTAAGTTGTGTAAGTGTATAAAGTGTATGATATATAGAGAGCAGGCTGTGCGGGGGGGCGAAAGTTCTGCCCGCCGCTTGAGAGGTTGAGTAAACACCGGCCGAAGCAGGCTGTGCGGGGGCGGGGAGCACCCGACGGAGAAAACAGAGAGAACTGTGAAAAGCGTGCGCGAGGGCGTTTTTTTGAGTAAAAGTGGTAAATTGTGGTGTAGGTTGTGCGTGCTTTCACCGTGGCTAGACGAACCCGAGGGGTTCCTCTGCCTCAGTGGTTTGGACTCGACCCTTGGGAGTTCGTGAATCCGGTGAATTTTTGGATAAATAGAGGAGACGAACGAGTTCACTTAGAGGGACTCTACCGGACTTCAGCTGGCATTCTTGTAAGTCTGGACTGGGAACAGCCTGCCGTAGAAAATTTAGAGCTCCCTGTAATAAATGGAATAGCTTGCTTTTGCGGGAAATTTCGAGTAACCTTTGGcgcatcaagaggctggcacgctgcgTGGGTATTATTACAGTGCGTAGTTTGTGGGAAACGCTGGTATTGTTGTTCTAGCAGGCGACGGGGCACGTGCCCCAGGTGTAAACGAGAGGTTCctgatcaagctgattcagaGCCTAAGATCTTAAAACTTGTGTGTGGGAAATCACATCTGGTACCTGCCACTTGGGGTGTGTGGGAGGAGGACTGGGAAGCTACTGTGAAGTCCTGTGAAAAGAGGTTTGGGTGGAAGCGGGACAGAGCAAGAAGGAGATAATGGGAACTAACCAGAGTAAGGAAGTTCCGCAGGCCAGCCCCTTAGGGTGCATCTTGGCCCACTGGAAGGAAATCACTAGCCGGGGGGGCTCTGAGAATAAAAAGGATCTAATCCAGTATTGCACACGCTGGTGGCCCTTATATAGGCTAGAGGACGGGGCAAGGTGGCCACCCACTGGAACCCTGGACTATAATACTTTACTGCAGTTGATGTTGTTTCTAAGACGGGAGGGTAAATGGAATGAGGTCTCGTATGCtgatatgttttttgttttaagaaaccaCCAAGAGTGGCAGAGGGACTGTGGGATTAAGGCACCCTCAGACccactggtcttggcccttgaaagggataacaaggcaaagagagggcaaaTCAAACGCTGCTGTTCAGCATGCAGTATAGGACAACGGTGTATGAGATCAGATAAGGTCTATTGTTCTGAGGAGCAAGAACGGGACACATTTGAGTGGGTGAAacatcctccagctcctccccgaAGGGGGATGGTTAGGGAAGTCGAGGCTGatgctgaggatgaggaggaaggaagcctccccaaaagggaggaggaggactcaGGTGGGGAAGGCACATCTACTAGATCCCACCCCATCCGTGGGAGTCCAATTGCATCTAGGACTAGGAGGCAAGTAGTGCTACAGGCCCCTCTGCGACAGGCAGTGGGGCCAGAAGGGGGTAGATTAATGATTAAAGTGCCATTTACCACCCTTGATTTAGAAGCATGGGAAAGGGTTGCGAGGAATTACCGTGTTGACCCGATACTCACTGCCAAACGCCTAAGGTATGTTATCAAACAGCACAACCCAGACTGGGCTGACATCCAGCTACTACTGGATGCTTTCACTGAGACAGAGAAGCAGCTGATCTTAAAGACAGCTGGGAATTTGGCGGAGGATTACTGTAAAGCCACCCAGCTGGATGTAAAACAACATTTCCCCCTCCAAGACCCAGAATGGGACCCTAATGTGTCGGCAGAGGTAAAGAAATTAACAGAGTATCAAGAGTGGATAGTAACAGGGGTGGAAAGAGCTATTCCAAAAACCATAAACTGGTCTGCCTTATATTCACTTAAGCAGGGACCTTCTGAGACTCCATCTGAATTTCTAGAGCGTTTAAGGGATACCATGCGTCGTCATACATCATTAGATCCGGAGTCTGAGATAGGGATAAACCAACTAGTTAATTCATTTTTGGGGCAGTCTGCTGGAGATATCAGACGTAAACTTCAGAAGATTCGGGGAGCAGACGCGAGAAATCTTGAAGCCTTGTTAGAAGAGGCCTGGAGAGTATTTAGTAACCGGGAGGAAGGATATAAACGGGGAATGAAAAGGTTGGTGGCGGTGGTAcaggaggaaaggcagaggaaacACAACCAGGGCCCACCGAGACAAGGACCACCTCGGTTGGGCAGGGACCAGTGTGCAATCTGCAAAAGAATTGGTCACTGGAAAGACCAATGCCCAGAACGAAGAAGGAGTGACCAACAGATGGCTGCACACGTACAAAACAACTGAGGAGGACCGGGGGATCCTGCCCCAGCGGATCCACTGGTTATAACAAtgaggctgggggaagaagggaaaagggtagAATTTTTAGTTGACACAGGAGCTACATATTCAGTCCTAAATAAAGCCTTAGTGCCTGTGGAAAATGATTATGTTGTAGTACAGGGggcaactggccagtctgaaaggGCATATTTTTGCAAACCTTTGAAGTACAAATTGGGAAAACAATGGGGTATTCATAAGTTCTTATACATGCCTAATTCACCAAGAGCACTCTTGGGGAGAGATTTATTGGAACAATTACAAGCCACCATCATATTCAAGAATGGGGAAATTACTCTGGAGGTGAATGATCAAAAGTACATAGAGGCACTAAGTTTAACTCTGACTGCTACTGGCATTAAGGAAGAAATTGATGAGGAAATATTAAGTCAGGTATTTCCCGGGGTGTGggcctctgatgtgccaggaagGGCAAAAAATGCCTCTCCCATAGTAATCAAACTCAAGGAAGGAGCGCAGCCAGTGAGAATCAAGCAGTACCCCCTAAGGAAAGAGGACAGGGAGGGAATCAGCTCAATAATCGAAAATTTTCTGCAACTAGGATTGCTGAAGGAATGCCAATCTGATTTTAATACTCCCATCCTGCCTGTTCGAAAATCTGATGGGACATACCGGATAGTACAGGATTTAAGGGCTAtcaataaaataacagaagatCTGTATCCGGTTGTAGCCAATCCATACACTTTATTAACTTgcttaacacctgagctaacctggttcactgttctaGATTTAaaggatgccttcttttgcctccccatccatgaagccagccaaaaattctttgcatttgaatgggaaagccctaaaagtgGGCGCAAAACCCAGCTCACATGGACCAGACTACCACAAGGTTGGAAAAATTCCCCCACCCTGTTCGGGGAACAACTTGCAAAGGATCTGGAATCCTGGGAAGCCCCACAGAAAGAAGGGAGGCTTTTGCAGTATGTTGATGACCTTCTACTGGCCACTCAGACAAGGGAAGCATGTGtggcctggacggtaagccttttgaatttcctaggactccaaggatacagagtatccaagaaaaaggcacagatagtgaaacagaaagtagTCTACCTGAGGTAcgaggtgagtgctgggcaacGGACTTTAGGGCAGGCTCGCAAGGAAGCCAtatgccaaaccccaaaaccccagaccaTAAAGGAACTCCGAACGTTCCtaggcatggcagggtggtgCCGGCTGTGGGTCTATAATTATGGACTACTcgtcagacccctctatgctcttattgccaatggaaacagagatctccagtggacgaAAGAAGCaacacgggcctttcaccagctaaaggatgccctcatgtcagctccagctttgggacTTCCAGATGTGAGTAAaccatttttcctattttcccatgagaagcagggaattgccctgggaatactggctcaagacttgggtccataccgaaGGGCAGTcgcttacctctctaagcaactagatgcaacagccaaaggatggccaggttgcctcagagctgtagcagcagttgtgctgaacatccaagaggcacgcaagtttaccctgggacaaaaaatgactgtgctagtgtcccatacagtgtccgcagtactggaagtaaagggtggccactggctttcaccgcagaggtttctgaaataccaggccattaTGGtggagcaagatgatgtagagatcgTGGTGACTAacattgtcaacccagcttcttttctcagtggaaaccAAGGAGAGGCAGTACACCACgattgcctggagaccattgaagctacctactccagccgcccggACTTAAAGGATACCCCCCTGGACGacgcagagacctggttcactgatggGAGCAGCTACGTTGCTGATGGGAAGCGATATGCTGGATATGCAGTGACCACCTATAGAGAGGTAAtcgagtctggacccttaccaacaggcacCTCCGCGCAGAAGGCCGAGATAATTGCCCTGACCCGTGCCTTGGAAAGGGCAAAAGGGAGGAGAATAAACATCTACACAGACTCGAGGTATGCATTCGGAGTTGTACATGCACATGgggccatctggaaggagagggggctgctgacctcacagggaaagaacatcaaacatgcacaagaaataatccagctgctggaagcagttcaacTGCCTGAAAAGGTAGCAATTATGCACATTAAGGCACACCAAAAAGTGAGCTCAgaattggaagaaggaaatgagctggcggatagagaggcaaaagaagcagcaaaagggGAGGTAGCTACTGAAGGAGTCCTTATCCCAGACGGACAAATCTCCCTTGAAGGTAAGCCAGAATATAGCAAGAGAGATAGGAAATTAATTGAAGATCAAAAAGGGACATATAGCCAAGaagggtgggctaccattgaaaagaaactggtaatcccttcccatttgtTGTGGTCATTAGTAAGGGAAGAACACCAGAAAACACACTGGGGAATAAATGCCCTATACACATACCTGATTGAGAGGATTGTTGCTAgaaatttatatgccactattacTCAGGTAACTCGACAGTGTGatctttgcctccagactaatcccaaaaatatccccaggcCGAAACTTGGTCAGATTGGGAGGGGCCATGGGCCTGGACAACAGTGGCAAattgacttttcagaactcccaaggaaaggggggtatcgaTATTTGTTGGTATtgacagatacattttcagggtggccagaagcgttccccaccagaactgtcaaagctagAGAGGTGACCAGGGTGTtattacaagagataataccgcGCTttggagttccagccacaatgtCCTCAGATAGaggatcacatttcatttccaaaatagtgcaacaaattagtagccatctgggcatagactGGGAGCTCCACACCCCATACCACCCCCAATCAAGTGGTCAGgtggagaaaatgaatcatttgattaaacagcaaatcataagactggggcaggaagcaaatctgccctggccccaagctcttccactagcactattgcgaATTCGAACTAAACCTCGAGCTAAAGAAAAGTTAAGCCCTTTTGAAATACTCTATGGGAGACCATATGGAATACAAAAGGGAATGTCCACCCACATTGGAGAGGTGACATTagccacctacatggtggccttaaacaaacagctcagagaaattgaaaaACATGTGGCAGGAACTCGGAGCCGGGAGTTAGATGGGCCAGTACATAACATACAGCCTGGAgattatgtatatgttaagtctcttacagaaaaaACTTTGGAACCGCAGTGGGAGGGACCGTTCCAAgtgcttctcaccaccttcactgcaatcaaaatcaaggagcagaacgCCTGGATTCATCACTcccgggtgaagaaggcccagagaCCCCTTGAGGAGTGActccaggagacaatgaactgagactaaaacttacttggGCAAAATGAGTAAATTGCGGTGGGGAGTAGCTCACGTTTTAGTTTGTAGGATCATTTTGTGTATAATCAtgactgaagttttagaacttgAGAGTACCTTTATTCAGAGCAATGTTAAATGGCCTTGGTCCCGGGcgtttaatcagtatactggatccatgggagaaCTTTCTGAGAATTTAAACCTGTCCATTGTGGTAATTCATGGAGATCAGGTATATGAGGGGCAGGAATGGCAGGAACAGAAACTATGGACACTTCAAGGGattagaggagaagaaatcaaggtAGGGTGCCGGATGATAAATGGGACAGCCCATAAGAAACCAAATGAAATTAGTGTCTCAATTTCTCCTGATGAATATGAACGCCAGGAAATCTGTGATAGCCTAAATGAATCAGACtgctggtgtaatttcaccttaaTACAGCCTGTGGAAATAACTTGCCTTTGGGCACAGGAAGATATTGggctttcatttaaattcaaaatagaCACTACA of Zonotrichia albicollis isolate bZonAlb1 chromosome 20, bZonAlb1.hap1, whole genome shotgun sequence contains these proteins:
- the LOC141731309 gene encoding uncharacterized protein LOC141731309, which produces MSRGMNMYELNLKLYAYAFGRGDKKGTRSLQGCARLLGGLRPTRVVIKAYRALQLLQVVRFLPFSANHSGEPGRRFRRYFPSPSLSPQGRGGTDGLLGAPQDFPGGSSARLDLPPAGTDKNLLAAEKDTVVRAFTVARRTRGVPLPQWFGLDPWEFVNPVNFWINRGDERVHLEGLYRTSAGILVSLDWEQPAVENLELPVINGIACFCGKFRVTFGASRGWHAAWVLLQCVVCGKRWYCCSSRRRGTCPRCKREVPDQADSEPKILKLVCGKSHLVPATWGVWEEDWEATVKSCEKRFGWKRDRARRR